The stretch of DNA TTTTTGAAAGGGGAATGCGGAAAGGGGAAAGTGGAAGGTTCGATCGCTTGCCCAAGCGATTCGCTCGACTTCACTCGCTTTGATGCCCCCTTTCCGCTTTCCCTGTTTTCTTCAAGATTCTTGAATCCTTTAGAGGGTTGCCGAGCACTATTACGACGTCATTGCGTTTCTTCCCCTGGGGGTGTCGCGTGTTGAGTCGTCTGTGCGCCGCCGTGCTGCTCGCGGGTTGCCTCCCGACACCATCAAGCGTGGCGGCCGTCTGGGCTTCCGCTGTGCTTTCGCCGGCCACGCTAGTAACGGCTCGGGACGGTCGGCCGCTCACGGCTCGGCTGAGGACCTTCCGACTTTCCACTTCCCACTTCATACTTTCCGGTATGCCCACCCCCACCACCCGCGCCGCCGCTGGACCGCCGATCCGGGTCTTGGTGGTCGATAACGACGAGGGCCACGCCGAGGCGATGGCGGAGTCGCTCGGCAAGATCGGCTACGCCTGCGACACGGCCCTGTCGGGGAAGGCCGCCGTCGAGCGGATGGAGAAAGGGGGCTACGAGATCGTCGTTACGGACCTCGTGATGCCCGGCGGCGCCGGTGGCCTGGAGGTCCTCGCCGAGGCTCGGCAGCGGCTCCCCGAGGCGGAGGTGATCCTCGTCACTGGCCACGGCACGATCGAGTCGGCCGTCGAGGCGATGCGTCGCGGGGCGTTCAACTACCTGCTGAAGCCGCTCGACCTCGGGCAGCTCCGCGCGGTGGTCGACAACGCCGCCCGCAGCCAGCACCTGCGCCGCGCGAACGCCGAGCTGCGGAAGCGGCTCGATGAGAAGTTCGGCTTCGAGGGGGTGATCGGCGAGTCCGAGGCGATGCGCAGCGTCATCGAACGGCTCAGCCGGATCGCGCCGACCGACGCCACCGTGCTGATCCAAGGGGACACGGGCTGCGGCAAGGAGCTGGTGGCCCAGGCGATCCACCAGAACAGCCCGCGGAAGACACGGCCCTTCGTCGCCCTCAACTGCGGCGCGCTTTCGGAGAACATCCTCGAGAGCGAGCTGTTCGGCCACATCAAAGGCGCGTTCACCGACGCGTCGCACGACCGGGTCGGCAAGTTCGAGTACGCCGACGGCGGCACGCTGTTCCTCGACGAGGTCGGCGACATGCCCCCCGCGACACAGATCAAGCTGCTGCGGGTGCTGGAGAGCGGCGAGATCACCCGCGTTGGGTCCAATGAGGCAAAGAAGGTCGACGTGCGGATCCTGTCGGCCACCAACCGCGACCTCGAAGCGGCGATTGCCGCCGGGACGTTCCGCGAGGACCTCTACCACCGCCTCAAGGTAGTGACGGTGCGGCTGCCGCGGCTGGCGGAGCGACGCGAGGACATCCCGCTACTGATCGAGCACTTCCTCAAGCTGCACAGCAAGCGGCACTTCAAGAAGGTGAAGAGCGTCGCTCCGGCCGCGCGGCGGCGGTTGCTCGCTTACGAGTGGCCCGGCAACGTGCGCGAGCTGAAGAACGCGATCGAGAGCATGGTCGTCGTGGACCTCGACGGCGTGCTGGACCTGGACGACTTGCCGGAACAGTTCACCGGCGGCTACGGCGGCGACGACACAGCGGCGGCGCCGATCACGACAGGCGGCTCGCTCGCCGAACTCGTGGGCAAGAGCATGGCCGACATCGAAGGCCTGTTCATCGCCGAGACGCTCAAGGTCACCGCCGGCAACCGCGAAGAAGCCGCCACGATGCTCGGCATCGGCGAGCGGACGCTGTATCGGAAGATTAAAGAGTACGGACTGAACTAAACTGCTGAATGACGAAATCCGAATGACGAATGACGAAGCTGCTTGTAGCGGCTAGTACCCTCCGACAGGTTCGTCATTCGTCATTCGGGCTTCGTCATTCTCATCGCAAGGATGACGATGCCCACGATCCGCCCCTTACCCCAGCTCGTCGTCAACCAGATCGCCGCGGGCGAGGTGGTGGAGCGGCCGGCGAGTGTGGTGAAGGAGCTGCTGGAGAACGCCGTCGATTCGGGGGCGACGCGGATCGATGTCGCCATCGAAGAAGGTGGCGCGGGGCTGGTGCGGATCGTTGATAATGGTTGCGGCATCGGCGCGGACGAGCTACATCTGGCCGTCACCAACCACGCCACCAGCAAGATCGCCTCGGCGGAGGAGCTGTTCCGCGTCGGCACGCTGGGGTTCCGCGGCGAGGCGCTGGCGTCGATCGCCTCGGTAAGCCGGCTGGTGATCCGTAGTCGGCAGGAAGGGTGCGACGGGGCGGAGCTGGTGATGTCGGGCTCGGCGACGGCCGACATTTCGCCCGCCGGGTGCCCCGTGGGGACGACCGTCGAGGTCCGCGACCTGTTCTTCAACACGCCGGTGCGCCGCAAGTTCTTGCGCACCGCCCAGACCGAGGCGGGGCACGTCAGCGAGGCGTTCGCGCGGGTGGCCCTGGCGCACCCGTCGCGGCACTTCACGCTGAGCCACAACGGCCGCCTGTTGCACGACCTCCCCCCCTGCCCCGCTCCGCCGGAGGAAGGCGAAGACCGGGCGTGGCGGGACCGCATCGCCGCGCTCTTCGGTGAAGACTTGTCGGCGGCGCTGATCGCCGTTGAGAGCCGTGACGAGCGGACCGAGGGGCTGGTGCGGCTGTCGGGGTTTGTCGCCGACCCGAAGGAGACCCGCACGCACACGCGGATGCAGTACCTGCTGGTGAACGGCCGGGCGATCCGCGACCGCTCGCTGCAGCACGCACTCGGCGAGGCGTACCGCGGGCTGATCCTTACGGGCCGCAAGCCGATCTGCTTCTTGCGTCTCGAAATGCCGCCGGCGCTGGTGGACGTGAACGTGCATCCGCAGAAGCTCGAGGTGCGGTTCGCCGACTCGGGGCCGCTCTATAGCCAACTGCTCGGGACGCTGCGGTCGCGGTTCTTGTCGTCGGACTTGCGTGTGGGGGCGAGCAACCACATCGGCAACGACGAGGACGACGCCGTCGGCGATGCGACAAGCGGGCTGGTGGATTGGGCGAAGAACGAACTCGGCGAACGGCAACGGCGTTTCGATGACTCGGCGCCGATGTCGTACGCGCGGCACACATCGGGCGGCAGCGTCCCCGCCTTTCGGCCGTTCCCCTCGGGGGGCGAGTCGCTGTCGATGCACCGCTTCATGGGCCCGAGAGCCGCGTCGTCCCCGACCGCGGCGGAGGGGGAGTCGGTCCCGATGCGCGCCGCGGTCGGGGACGACGCGGCTCACGCATACTCGGAAAGCGACGACAATGCTGCTCCGGTCCGTGCGTTGCAGCTCCATAACCGCTATCTGATCGTCGAGACCGACGCGGGGATGGAGGTGATCGACCAGCACGCGCTGCACGAGCGGGTGCTGTACGAGCAACTCCGCACGCGCGTGCTTGCGGGGCCCTTAGAAACGCAGAAGCTGCTGGTGCCCGAGCCGGTGGACCTGTCGCCAGCCGAGGCGGCGGCGGTACTCGACGCGCGCGAGCTGCTGTTGTCGGTCGGCCTCGATGTGCGCGCCTTTGGCGGCGACACGGTGCTGGTGCACTCGTTCCCGGCCATGCTGCGGCGGCTGACGCCGGGTGAGACGCTGCGGGACCTAGCCGCCCAGCTCGCTTCGGAGGCCGGCAAGGCGCCCGACGCCCGCGACGTGCTCGACGAGCTGCTGCACACCATGAGCTGCAAAGCGGCGGTCAAGTACGGCGACCCCTTGAGCGACGAAGAAATCGCCGCCCTGCTCGCCGCCCGCCCCGCGACGGAGAACCACCACCACTGCCCCCACGGCCGGCCCACGTCGCTGGTTTTCACGCGGGAAGAGCTGGACCGGCGTTTTCAGAGGATTTGAGGGGGCTGACGCCCTGCGGACGAGGGGCTAAGGGACGGGGGAGTTTTGGTGGCGGGTGGCGATGGGGCGCTGCGGTAGACAGAATGGGGGGCTGGGTTGCGCTGCGCCGTGGGCTGCCGCCCTCGGCTGAGGTCTCCTCCAAAGAATCCGTAATCCGAAATCTCCAATCCGCAATCGTTCTTCCCTCGTTCCCCGTCCCTAACCCCTCACCCCTCCCCCATGATCTGCGTCTCGATCGGCCGCAGCCGGCACAAGCACATGCTGGCGGAGCACAAGCACCTCGCCGAGCAGGGTGCGAAGCTGGTCGAGCTGCGCTTGGACTACATCAGCTCGCGCGTGAACCTCGGCCGTCTGCTGACCGACCGGCCGACGCCGGTGATCGTCACCTACCGGCGTGAAGAGGACGGCGGCAAGTACGCGGGCTCCGAGGAGCAGCGGATGAAGGCGATCCGCGAGGCGATCGTCCTCGGCGCGGATTACGTCGATATCGAAGAGGACATCGCCGACAAGATCCCGCGGTACGGCAAGACCAAGCGGATCGTCAGCTACCACAACTTCCGCCACACGCCGGACGACCTCGAAGAGCTTCATGCGCGGATGGCGGCGATGGACGCCGACGTGGTGAAGATCGCCACCATGGCCCAGCGCCCGCGAGACAACGTGCGGATGCTCGAGCTGGTGAAGAACGCGACGGTGCCGACCGTCGGCATGTGCATGGGGGACATCGGCACGCCGTCGCGGATCCTCGGCGCGCGATTCGGGGCGCCCTTCACGTACGCGACGTTCCACCACGAACGCACCCTCGCGCCGGGGCAGCTGTCGTTCCAGCAGATGAGCGAGGTCTACAATTACGAGAAGATCGGCCCCGAGACGGCCGTCTACGGCGTCGTGGCCGACCCGGTAGCGCACAGCCTCAGCCCGCACATCCACAACGCGGCGTTCCGCGCGCACGAAGTGAACGCGGTGTACGTGCCGTTCCGGGTGCCGCCGGACTCGTTGGGCGAGTTCATGGAAGACGCGCCGCGGCTGGGGCTGCGGGGGCTGTCGGTGACGATCCCGCACAAGGAAGCGATCGCCGCCCACCTGACGAAGGTCGATCCGGCCGCCAAGGGGATCGCCGCGGTCAACACCGTCGTGATCCGTGACGATCAGGTCGTCGGCTACAACACCGACTACAAGGGGGCGATGGACGCGCTGGAGCACGGCTTGCGCGGCCCGAACGAAGAAGCGATCGCCGGCGCGGCCAGCCCGCTGACTGGCAAGCGGGTGATGGTGCTCGGCGCCGGGGGCGTGTCGCGGGCCGTTCTTTACGGCTTGCAGAAGCGCGGCGCGCAGGTGACGATTTCGAGCCGCACCAAGGCGCGGGCCGAGACACTCGCCAAGGAGTTCGGCGCGCGGGCGATCGAGTGGGCCGCCCGACACAACCCCGACGTCGACGTGCTGGTCAACGGCACGCCGATCGGCATGCACCCCAACGTCGATGAGTCCCCCTACGGCAAGGCCCACCTGCGCCCGTCGATGGTGGTGTTCGACACCGTGTACAACCCCGAATCGACGCTGCTGGTGAAAGAAGCCCGCGACCACGGCTGCCGCGTGGTGACGGGCGTCGAGATGTTCATCCGCCAAGCGTCGCTGCAGTACCTGTTGTTCACGGGGGATGATCCGCCGTTCGATGTGATGCGCGAGACGCTGAAGCGGATCATCGGACCGGTGAAGTACTAGGCAGGGGCTAGGGGTTGGGGGTTAGGGGCTGAGGGATTTACGGATTGGATTGGAATGAGGCCTCAGCCGAGGGCGGCAGCCCACGGCGCGCCACGCGCGACGCAACCGACCGCAAACGCTTTATGCACCGCCTCTTCCTCATCGGCTATCGCGGCAGCGGCAAGAGCACTGTCGCGAGGCTCTTAGCGGAACGGCTTGGCTGGGCGTCCATCGATTCCGACGACGAGGTCGAACGCGAGGCGGGGAAGTCGATCGCCGCGATGTTTGCCGAGGACGGCGAGCCGGCGTTCCGCGACCTCGAAGAGCGGGTCGTCGCGTCGCTCTGCAACCGCGACAAGACGGTGATCGCCCTCGGCGGCGGCGCCGTGCTGCGTGAGGCTTCGCGACGGCGGATGACAGCTGCGGGGCAGGTCGTCTACCTCACCGCGCCGGCGGCGACGCTCGCGGCCCGGATCGCCGGCGACGCGACCACCGCCAGCCGCCGACCTAGCTTGACCGGTCTTGCGGGCCTCGAAGAAGTCGAGCGCGTGTTGGCCGTCCGCGAGCCGATCTACCGAGAGTGTGCTACGGTTGCGATCGACGTCGATGGCCGGGCGCCCGAGGCGATCGCCGACGAGATCGTGGGCCACTTCCAAGTGAAGTGAACCGCCAAGACGCCAAGAGCGCCAAGGGTCGCCAAGAAAAAGTGTCAGAGTGGATTAGCTGGATCGACGGGATGGCTTTGACTTCAACTCATCCTGTAAATCCTGTCGATCCCGTCTAAAAAATCTATCCCTGGCGATCCTTGGCGCTCTTGGCGTCTTGGCGGTTAAAAATGAACCTAGCTCTAGCCGTCGTCTTTGTTGTTGCGGCGGCAGCGGCTTCGCTCGCTAACGCGGCGACCTACGAATGGGCGTGGAACCGCCGCCGCTTCTCGCCGTGGCAACCGACTCCCGAGGGCGTCGCGCCGCGTGGCTGGCTTGATCGGTTGCCGATCGTCGGTTGGCTGCGGCTGCGACGTGACTCCGGTCTGCTCGGTCGCGGCTTCTGGGTGCGGCCGATGGTGGTCGAGCTGTTGTTCGCCTCGGCGCTGGCGTGGCTCTGTTGGTGGGAGGTCGGCGCGCAGGGTCTCGTCGCGAAGCAAGTTGGTTCGTTAGCGATTGAGGCGCCGACAGCTTGGTTATGGGCGACATTTGCTTTTCACGCTGTGCTGGCGTGGTTGATGCTGGTTGCGTCGCTTATCGATCTCGACGAGAAGACAATCCCCGACGAAATCACTGTGCCGGGCACGCTGATCGGACTGTTGCTCGCGACGTTGCTACCGATCGGGCTCTTGCCAAACGTCGAGGACCGCCCTCAGCGGCCTGTTATGGGTGTCGCACTCGAGGAGCCCGGCGGCGGACAGCTCGTCGGCTCCTTCGGATTGAGTTGGCGCGTACCGACTTGGCTCGAACCCACGCACCTTGCGGCGCCGAACGATTGGCCGCGATCGCTGGAAGGTGGACCGAACAATCACCGTTCGCTGCTATTGGGACTCGGCTGCTTCGTCGTCTGGTGCTTCGCGTTGACGCCCCGGTTCTGGCGCACGCGTAAGGGCGTCGGCTTCGGTTTTGCGGTGATGCTGCGGCGTGTTGGCCGAGAGCTTCTGCGGCGGCCGCTGCGCGAGATTCTATTGCTCGGCGTGCTGTGGATCACGGCGACGTGGTTTACCGGCGGCGACGCGTGGCGCGGACTGCTGACGGCGCTGGTGGGGATGGTCGTCACCGGCGGCATGGTTTGGGCCGTGCGGATCGTCGGCTCGCTCGCGCTTCAACGCGAGGCGATGGGTTTCGGCGACGTGACGCTGATGATGATGATCGGCGCGTTCGTCGGCTGGCAGGCGGGGCTGTTGGTGTTCTTCTTGGCGCCGTTCGCCGCCGTGCTGATCGCGGTGGCGCAGCTGATCCTCAAGCGCGACGACGAGATCCCCTACGGCCCCTACCTCTGCCTGGCGACCGGGGGCGTCGTCTGCCTGTGGGCCGTTGTCTGGCCGCGGAGCGAGGCCCTCTTCGGCATGGGGACGGTCCTGCCGGTGGTGCTGATTGTGTGCCTAGTGATGCTCGGCGTCCTGCTGGCGATCTGGCGGCAATTCAAGATTAGGGTGCTCGGTATGAGCGAAGATTGGGGCGACGAGTAGTTTCTTGTGGGAGGGGTCTCCAGACCCCGATTACGCGCACCGCGCCGTTTCGGAATGCCTACCGTAATCGGGGTCTGGAGACCCCTCCCACAGCTCCACTTCGTTTCGCCAACATGCCCCTGCTCGAAACCATCACCGACCTCACCGCCGGCGCGGACGCGCTCTGTCGTCGGCGGTACGGTGTGATCGAGACGCGTGGCGGTGAGCTGGTGAGCGTCACGCTGCGTCCCTGGCCGCACCTGCTTTCGCTGCGGGAGTTGTGGCCGTTGGGCGACGATTGGCGCCCCCCAGGACCGGCGGACCGCTGCCGGCTCTACTACAACCAGCCCTGCGGCTGCGAAGATTTTCTGGCGTTGCGTTACGCCGCCTGCACCGCTGGCGCCAGCTACAAGACGTTCCGAGCGGCGTTGACGGTCCTGGACGAGATCGCCGTCCTCAAAGGCTGCCGGGCCATCGTCTGCGACGCCGCCAACCGCCGCCTCTCAGACCGTATCTTGCGGCGAATGGGCTGGGAACCGCACGCCCCGATGTGGGGCCGCCGCAATTACATCCGACGCTTCGCGTCAGGGGCTAGGGGTTAAGGGGCTGAGGGGCTGAGGGGGAGTGGTAGCAGCGTCTTCCCTCAGCCCCTTAGTTCCTCAGCCCCTCCCCAAGCTCTCTTGGCCCCTCGGCGAGTGGTTGCTAGTCTCCCGCCGCTTGTAAGAGCAACTGCTGCCGCCGGCCCCCTGCCAAGCGTCATGGCTCGATACTCGGTTCCCTGCCTGTGCCTCTGCCTGTTGTTCGCAACGGGATGCGGTCGGGTTGTGTTCCGGCCCAACGGCACAGCGCCCGGTCAGCCCCAACCGGTGACGCTCACCTACGACCAGCAGCAGCAGATCGCGCAGCGTGAGCAAGACCTGCAACGCCGCGCCGATCAGCTCGACCGCGACAACCAAGAGCTCGAGTCGCTCTTGGCCCAGTCGCGTCAACAGGTGCAATTGCTCGGCGACCAAGTGACCGCCACGCAGGACCAGCTTCGCGCCACGGCCGAGCGGCTCGCCTCGACGCAGAGCGACAACACCCAGCTACAAAACCGCACGCAAGAGCTGCTCGCTTCGACTCAGGCACAGACGAAGACGATCGGCTTCGCGCCGAACAGCTCGCTGCTGCAACCGATCCAGCTCCGCGGCCTGACAGGCGTCGATATCCGCCAGGATGGCGACGTGATCCGCGTCGCGCTCCCCGCGGACCAAGTCTTCTACACCAACACGGCCCAACTACAGCCGACCGGCGAGCGACTTGTGACGAACGTCGCCACGCAGCTAATGGAGGCCTACCCGGGCCACATGATCGGCGTCGAGGGCCACACGGACGGGGCGCCCAGCGCCTCGGCCCAGTTCCCCACGGCCCAGCACCTGTCGGTCGCCCAAGCGACAGCGGCTTACGACGCCCTGCGGCGCACAGGGGTGCCGGCCGCCCAGCTCTTCACCGTTGGCCAAGGCGCCAACCACCCGCTGGTCTCCAACGCCACCGAAGCGGGCCGGCAGAAGAACCGCCGGCTTGAGTTGGTGGTGTATCCCGAGACGGTCCGTCGCCGCTAGGTAGCGTCCGCTGGGTGGACCTTGGCGTTCGCTTTCTCCTGCTTTGTCACTCCGCTTCCTGACGGGCGCGGCTCAATTTAGTTGGCTTCTTTGAGCCGCGCCCGTCAGGAAGCGGAGTAGATCGTACGACCAACCGCCAACCACGGTACGCCCGGCATCTGGTCACCAGGCGAACCCCGGGCGAGAATAGGGGCCCTTTGTTGACGCCCCGCAGCGTTACCCTCAAACCCGCCGCCTCAAGCCTCACCGCCTCCCTTGCTCGCGATCGTCGATTACGGAATGGCCAATCTCCGCAGCGTGCAGAAGGCGCTGGAGAAGGTGGGGCACGCGGCGACGATCACGTCCGACCCGGCCGACGTCGCCCGCGCCGAGCGGGTCATCCTGCCGGGCGTCGGCGCCTCGGCGGACGCGCTCGCCGCGGTGCGGACGCAGGGGCTCGAAGGCCCGCTCAAGGACTTCATCGCTTCGGGCAAGCCGTTCCTGGGCATCTGCCTGGGGCTGCAGATGCTCTACGACTGGAGCTACGAGGACGGCGAGCACCGCGGCCTCGGCGTGCTGCCCGGCAAGGTGGTGCGCTTCGAAGTGCCCGCCGAGCTGAAGGTCCCACACATGGGCTGGAACCAGGTGCGGTTCGTCCACCGCCCGCCGATCTTCGAGGGCATCGAAGAGGGCGCGTACTTCTACTTCGTGCACTCGTACCACGTCGTGAACGACGACCCGTCGGTCATCGCCACCGAGACCGATTACGGCGGTCCGTTCT from Botrimarina mediterranea encodes:
- the mutL gene encoding DNA mismatch repair endonuclease MutL, translated to MPTIRPLPQLVVNQIAAGEVVERPASVVKELLENAVDSGATRIDVAIEEGGAGLVRIVDNGCGIGADELHLAVTNHATSKIASAEELFRVGTLGFRGEALASIASVSRLVIRSRQEGCDGAELVMSGSATADISPAGCPVGTTVEVRDLFFNTPVRRKFLRTAQTEAGHVSEAFARVALAHPSRHFTLSHNGRLLHDLPPCPAPPEEGEDRAWRDRIAALFGEDLSAALIAVESRDERTEGLVRLSGFVADPKETRTHTRMQYLLVNGRAIRDRSLQHALGEAYRGLILTGRKPICFLRLEMPPALVDVNVHPQKLEVRFADSGPLYSQLLGTLRSRFLSSDLRVGASNHIGNDEDDAVGDATSGLVDWAKNELGERQRRFDDSAPMSYARHTSGGSVPAFRPFPSGGESLSMHRFMGPRAASSPTAAEGESVPMRAAVGDDAAHAYSESDDNAAPVRALQLHNRYLIVETDAGMEVIDQHALHERVLYEQLRTRVLAGPLETQKLLVPEPVDLSPAEAAAVLDARELLLSVGLDVRAFGGDTVLVHSFPAMLRRLTPGETLRDLAAQLASEAGKAPDARDVLDELLHTMSCKAAVKYGDPLSDEEIAALLAARPATENHHHCPHGRPTSLVFTREELDRRFQRI
- the hisH gene encoding imidazole glycerol phosphate synthase subunit HisH, with protein sequence MLAIVDYGMANLRSVQKALEKVGHAATITSDPADVARAERVILPGVGASADALAAVRTQGLEGPLKDFIASGKPFLGICLGLQMLYDWSYEDGEHRGLGVLPGKVVRFEVPAELKVPHMGWNQVRFVHRPPIFEGIEEGAYFYFVHSYHVVNDDPSVIATETDYGGPFCSSVWRGNLFATQFHPEKSQTAGLRVLKNFAELPLG
- a CDS encoding prepilin peptidase; protein product: MNLALAVVFVVAAAAASLANAATYEWAWNRRRFSPWQPTPEGVAPRGWLDRLPIVGWLRLRRDSGLLGRGFWVRPMVVELLFASALAWLCWWEVGAQGLVAKQVGSLAIEAPTAWLWATFAFHAVLAWLMLVASLIDLDEKTIPDEITVPGTLIGLLLATLLPIGLLPNVEDRPQRPVMGVALEEPGGGQLVGSFGLSWRVPTWLEPTHLAAPNDWPRSLEGGPNNHRSLLLGLGCFVVWCFALTPRFWRTRKGVGFGFAVMLRRVGRELLRRPLREILLLGVLWITATWFTGGDAWRGLLTALVGMVVTGGMVWAVRIVGSLALQREAMGFGDVTLMMMIGAFVGWQAGLLVFFLAPFAAVLIAVAQLILKRDDEIPYGPYLCLATGGVVCLWAVVWPRSEALFGMGTVLPVVLIVCLVMLGVLLAIWRQFKIRVLGMSEDWGDE
- the aroE gene encoding shikimate dehydrogenase, which translates into the protein MICVSIGRSRHKHMLAEHKHLAEQGAKLVELRLDYISSRVNLGRLLTDRPTPVIVTYRREEDGGKYAGSEEQRMKAIREAIVLGADYVDIEEDIADKIPRYGKTKRIVSYHNFRHTPDDLEELHARMAAMDADVVKIATMAQRPRDNVRMLELVKNATVPTVGMCMGDIGTPSRILGARFGAPFTYATFHHERTLAPGQLSFQQMSEVYNYEKIGPETAVYGVVADPVAHSLSPHIHNAAFRAHEVNAVYVPFRVPPDSLGEFMEDAPRLGLRGLSVTIPHKEAIAAHLTKVDPAAKGIAAVNTVVIRDDQVVGYNTDYKGAMDALEHGLRGPNEEAIAGAASPLTGKRVMVLGAGGVSRAVLYGLQKRGAQVTISSRTKARAETLAKEFGARAIEWAARHNPDVDVLVNGTPIGMHPNVDESPYGKAHLRPSMVVFDTVYNPESTLLVKEARDHGCRVVTGVEMFIRQASLQYLLFTGDDPPFDVMRETLKRIIGPVKY
- a CDS encoding sigma-54-dependent transcriptional regulator, with translation MPTPTTRAAAGPPIRVLVVDNDEGHAEAMAESLGKIGYACDTALSGKAAVERMEKGGYEIVVTDLVMPGGAGGLEVLAEARQRLPEAEVILVTGHGTIESAVEAMRRGAFNYLLKPLDLGQLRAVVDNAARSQHLRRANAELRKRLDEKFGFEGVIGESEAMRSVIERLSRIAPTDATVLIQGDTGCGKELVAQAIHQNSPRKTRPFVALNCGALSENILESELFGHIKGAFTDASHDRVGKFEYADGGTLFLDEVGDMPPATQIKLLRVLESGEITRVGSNEAKKVDVRILSATNRDLEAAIAAGTFREDLYHRLKVVTVRLPRLAERREDIPLLIEHFLKLHSKRHFKKVKSVAPAARRRLLAYEWPGNVRELKNAIESMVVVDLDGVLDLDDLPEQFTGGYGGDDTAAAPITTGGSLAELVGKSMADIEGLFIAETLKVTAGNREEAATMLGIGERTLYRKIKEYGLN
- a CDS encoding OmpA/MotB family protein, whose protein sequence is MARYSVPCLCLCLLFATGCGRVVFRPNGTAPGQPQPVTLTYDQQQQIAQREQDLQRRADQLDRDNQELESLLAQSRQQVQLLGDQVTATQDQLRATAERLASTQSDNTQLQNRTQELLASTQAQTKTIGFAPNSSLLQPIQLRGLTGVDIRQDGDVIRVALPADQVFYTNTAQLQPTGERLVTNVATQLMEAYPGHMIGVEGHTDGAPSASAQFPTAQHLSVAQATAAYDALRRTGVPAAQLFTVGQGANHPLVSNATEAGRQKNRRLELVVYPETVRRR
- a CDS encoding shikimate kinase, whose amino-acid sequence is MHRLFLIGYRGSGKSTVARLLAERLGWASIDSDDEVEREAGKSIAAMFAEDGEPAFRDLEERVVASLCNRDKTVIALGGGAVLREASRRRMTAAGQVVYLTAPAATLAARIAGDATTASRRPSLTGLAGLEEVERVLAVREPIYRECATVAIDVDGRAPEAIADEIVGHFQVK